One genomic segment of uncultured Desulfobacter sp. includes these proteins:
- a CDS encoding sigma-54 dependent transcriptional regulator: MINFSHSKVPVVLVDDEPSELDAYGFLLTSMGVNQVVQVQDSRRLPGVMADLGGCVLFLDLNMPHKSGLEVLKELRVTHPHIPVVIITANSEIETAVECLKQGAHDYLVKPINMNTFASALRNALEICALRNEVMTLKGVSFNRNLKYPEHFQHIITQNPTMIGLFQYIESISSSREPVLILGETGTGKELISRAIHDVSGLDGPFVTVDVAGLDDNLFSDTLFGHNKGAYTGADKHREGLVEKAAGGSLFLDEIGDLSAASQVKLLRLVQEGIFYPLGSDRPRTCRARIISATNKSRNALAAVDQDQFRSDLFFRLSTHLIQVPPLRERKEDIPLIAAYLRDQAAKAMGKPVVKTGEQLAAVLSAHPFPGNIRELKTYIYDAVAQSTDTSLNVDTILDRLIDVSTVSQSQAANTAPIRDIVLEDLMGGFPTLAALTEYAINQALERANNNQSQAARLLGISKQALSKRLKKRDKS; encoded by the coding sequence ATGATTAATTTCAGCCATTCAAAGGTTCCGGTGGTTCTGGTGGACGATGAACCTTCAGAGCTTGACGCGTACGGTTTTTTGCTCACCTCCATGGGTGTCAATCAGGTGGTTCAGGTTCAGGACAGTCGACGGCTGCCTGGTGTAATGGCTGATCTTGGTGGGTGTGTCCTTTTTCTTGATTTGAATATGCCCCACAAATCCGGCCTTGAGGTATTGAAAGAACTCCGGGTAACCCATCCCCATATTCCCGTGGTGATTATCACGGCCAATTCCGAGATTGAAACTGCTGTTGAGTGTTTAAAGCAAGGGGCCCATGACTATCTGGTCAAACCCATCAACATGAACACCTTTGCCTCGGCACTGAGAAATGCCCTGGAAATCTGTGCGTTGAGAAATGAAGTCATGACCCTTAAAGGGGTTTCCTTTAACCGGAATCTTAAATATCCGGAACATTTCCAGCACATCATTACCCAAAACCCCACTATGATCGGACTTTTTCAGTATATTGAGTCCATCTCCAGCAGCCGGGAGCCGGTCCTGATTCTTGGCGAAACCGGCACCGGCAAAGAGTTGATCTCACGCGCTATCCATGATGTATCCGGGCTTGACGGCCCTTTTGTTACGGTGGATGTGGCAGGACTTGATGACAATTTGTTTTCAGACACGCTTTTCGGCCACAATAAGGGGGCTTACACCGGGGCGGATAAACACAGGGAGGGTCTGGTGGAAAAAGCGGCAGGCGGCTCTTTGTTTTTAGATGAGATCGGGGATCTTTCCGCCGCCTCCCAGGTCAAGCTGCTGCGACTGGTTCAGGAGGGAATTTTTTACCCTCTGGGATCGGACCGGCCCCGGACCTGCCGGGCACGGATTATATCCGCAACCAATAAATCCCGTAATGCGCTTGCGGCGGTGGATCAGGACCAGTTCCGGTCCGATCTTTTTTTCAGGCTTTCCACCCACCTGATCCAGGTTCCCCCGTTACGGGAGCGCAAAGAGGACATTCCCTTGATCGCCGCCTATCTTAGGGACCAGGCCGCCAAAGCCATGGGTAAACCCGTTGTTAAAACCGGAGAACAGCTTGCAGCCGTTTTGTCGGCCCACCCGTTCCCGGGCAATATCAGGGAGCTGAAAACCTATATTTATGATGCCGTGGCACAAAGCACGGACACAAGTCTCAATGTCGATACGATCCTGGACCGACTGATAGATGTCTCGACCGTCTCCCAATCCCAGGCAGCCAATACCGCTCCTATCCGTGACATTGTCCTGGAAGATTTAATGGGTGGGTTTCCCACCCTGGCGGCATTGACCGAATATGCCATTAACCAGGCCCTGGAACGCGCCAATAATAATCAGAGCCAGGCCGCCAGACTCCTGGGTATCTCCAAGCAGGCATTAAGCAAGCGATTAAAGAAACGGGATAAAAGTTGA
- a CDS encoding ABC transporter substrate-binding protein — protein MKFNRFWTATAAAGLLISGLIFTGPATAGETTIKIGNIIPLSGPSASVGQQGKNAREMAVEEINAAGGIKSLGGAKLEMLYADSESKPERGVSEAERLINTEKVNVLTGCWNSAVTYPTTAVAERYGVPFIVPVSVSDKITEQGFKNVFRIAAKDSWWTRDQFSFLKDMQTEFNTPVKKLAFVYENGDWGKGMAGQWKMLAEKDGYEVVLDEPYPSTATDLSPVVQKIRRSRADVLLLVSNAADAILLTNTLAEYKVRLKAIVATGGGHADPFFIKAVGKNARYLFDIVEWEADINKPGAKETNAKYKAKYGYNLTGEAVDAYVSMYVIKDALERAASFDKDAIRKALAETNLTSGPGMIVGYDAVQFDNSGQNSHASPVIVQINDVGNGLERITVWPKSARRAGYTPVFPKP, from the coding sequence ATGAAGTTTAATCGTTTTTGGACCGCAACGGCAGCCGCCGGACTTTTAATCAGCGGACTTATTTTTACAGGCCCTGCGACGGCAGGTGAAACAACCATCAAGATCGGTAACATTATCCCTTTATCGGGTCCCTCTGCATCTGTAGGACAACAGGGAAAAAATGCAAGGGAGATGGCCGTTGAGGAGATCAACGCCGCCGGCGGCATTAAATCCCTGGGGGGTGCCAAACTTGAAATGCTTTATGCCGATTCCGAATCCAAGCCGGAAAGAGGCGTATCCGAGGCTGAGCGGCTTATTAATACCGAAAAGGTCAACGTACTGACCGGCTGCTGGAACTCTGCGGTGACCTATCCCACCACAGCCGTGGCTGAACGATATGGGGTGCCTTTTATTGTGCCGGTCTCCGTATCCGACAAAATTACCGAGCAGGGGTTTAAAAACGTATTCCGGATTGCGGCCAAGGACTCCTGGTGGACCCGGGATCAGTTCTCATTTTTAAAGGATATGCAGACTGAATTCAACACACCCGTTAAAAAACTTGCCTTTGTTTATGAAAACGGTGACTGGGGAAAAGGCATGGCAGGCCAGTGGAAAATGCTGGCCGAGAAAGACGGATATGAGGTGGTTCTGGATGAACCCTATCCCTCCACCGCCACCGACCTGAGCCCTGTGGTCCAGAAGATCAGACGGTCCCGGGCAGATGTTCTTTTACTGGTTTCCAATGCTGCGGACGCCATCCTTCTGACCAACACACTGGCTGAATACAAGGTACGCTTAAAAGCCATTGTCGCCACCGGCGGGGGACATGCTGATCCCTTCTTTATCAAGGCCGTGGGTAAAAATGCCCGGTACCTTTTTGATATTGTGGAGTGGGAAGCCGACATCAACAAGCCCGGTGCTAAAGAGACCAATGCAAAATACAAGGCCAAATACGGTTATAACCTCACCGGAGAGGCTGTGGACGCCTATGTCTCCATGTACGTAATCAAAGATGCCCTGGAACGCGCAGCAAGCTTCGACAAAGACGCCATTCGCAAGGCCCTGGCCGAAACCAACCTTACCTCAGGTCCCGGCATGATTGTAGGCTATGATGCCGTTCAGTTTGACAACAGCGGCCAGAATTCCCACGCATCCCCGGTTATTGTACAGATTAATGATGTGGGTAACGGCCTTGAAAGAATTACCGTGTGGCCCAAAAGCGCCAGACGCGCCGGATACACCCCTGTTTTTCCCAAACCGTAA
- a CDS encoding branched-chain amino acid ABC transporter permease, whose translation MIYLIEDTINGILMGSIYGLTALGLTIIFGVLKVVNFAHGTLLMVSMYAAYWTVSLSGLHPYLALFIVVPVMYVFGYYLQDIVIKPIFKAEKDVREPSTVIIVTTGVWYVLDNLTLMIFGPQYRSLPDNPLQGKMIELGEMFISVPKLWGAITAVATAFAVYYFFQKTRTGRAIRACSLDRDAASLSGINQYKIYNMAFGLGTAVAGVAAVTLVPFYNTFPSVGVLFDIKGFIIVVLGGLGSIPGAIIGGIIVGIIESVGPQFMTATWTEAIVYGLFLLVLFVKPSGLFGVKYDW comes from the coding sequence ATGATCTATTTAATTGAAGATACAATCAACGGCATCCTTATGGGCTCGATTTACGGGTTGACCGCCCTTGGACTGACCATCATTTTCGGGGTACTCAAGGTAGTTAACTTTGCCCACGGCACTCTTTTGATGGTCAGTATGTACGCTGCATACTGGACTGTTTCCCTATCAGGGCTTCATCCCTACCTTGCCCTGTTTATAGTTGTTCCGGTCATGTATGTATTTGGATACTATCTGCAGGATATTGTGATAAAGCCCATTTTCAAGGCGGAAAAGGATGTCCGGGAACCCAGCACGGTGATTATTGTCACCACCGGAGTGTGGTATGTACTGGACAACCTGACTTTGATGATTTTTGGCCCCCAGTACCGTTCCCTTCCTGATAATCCGCTCCAGGGTAAAATGATAGAACTCGGGGAGATGTTTATCTCCGTTCCCAAGCTGTGGGGGGCCATTACCGCTGTTGCAACCGCCTTTGCTGTATATTACTTTTTTCAGAAAACAAGGACAGGCCGTGCCATCAGGGCCTGCAGCCTTGACCGCGATGCGGCCAGCCTGTCCGGCATTAATCAATATAAAATATACAACATGGCCTTTGGGCTTGGCACGGCAGTGGCCGGTGTTGCTGCCGTTACCCTGGTTCCCTTTTACAACACCTTTCCTTCCGTGGGCGTTCTGTTTGATATTAAAGGCTTCATCATTGTGGTGTTAGGCGGGCTTGGTTCCATTCCCGGGGCCATCATCGGCGGGATTATTGTCGGGATCATCGAATCCGTGGGTCCCCAGTTCATGACCGCCACATGGACAGAGGCCATTGTATATGGTCTGTTTCTTCTGGTCCTTTTTGTTAAACCCTCAGGATTGTTCGGAGTAAAATATGACTGGTAA
- the gabT gene encoding 4-aminobutyrate--2-oxoglutarate transaminase, which yields MTCIDDIQTLRNQVIPNGHASGTTCYVDSAKGAILTDVQGKQYIDFAGGIAVMNVGHSHPKVVAAIKAQAEKFTHTCFMVNPYDVAVRLADRLCKIAPGTFDKKALFVNSGAEAVENAVKIARYYTKRQGVVVFDGSYHGRTYLTMAMTTKVKPYKSGFGPLAPEVYRAPFGDFEAFTKFFITGIDPENTAAVVIEPIQGEGGFIAPPADFLPQVAQFCKDNGIVFIADEIQSGMGRSGKMFAIENFGVEPDLMTVAKSIAAGMPLSAVVGRKEIMDSVHPGGLGGTYGANPVSCAAAHAVLDIFEEENLLEKAQAIGEKLGETFGAWIRKFDHVGEIRGIGAMRGFTIVHADGTPDPDAAKKLSAYCFDNGLITLVCGIDGNVIRVLMPLVIEDDQLQKGLDILEAGLAGLAG from the coding sequence ATGACTTGTATTGATGACATTCAGACCCTTAGAAACCAGGTGATTCCAAACGGTCATGCCTCCGGTACCACCTGCTATGTTGATTCGGCCAAAGGGGCCATTCTCACTGATGTTCAAGGCAAACAATATATTGATTTTGCCGGCGGCATTGCCGTGATGAATGTAGGCCACAGTCACCCAAAGGTGGTGGCGGCCATTAAAGCCCAGGCCGAAAAATTTACCCACACATGCTTTATGGTGAACCCCTATGATGTTGCCGTGCGCCTGGCCGATCGGCTGTGTAAAATCGCCCCGGGCACCTTTGATAAAAAAGCCCTTTTCGTCAATTCCGGGGCCGAAGCTGTGGAAAACGCGGTGAAAATCGCCCGGTATTACACTAAAAGACAGGGTGTTGTGGTGTTTGACGGTTCTTACCATGGCCGTACCTACCTCACCATGGCCATGACCACCAAGGTAAAGCCCTATAAATCTGGGTTCGGCCCCCTGGCCCCTGAAGTGTACCGGGCTCCCTTTGGTGATTTCGAGGCATTTACCAAGTTTTTTATTACCGGCATTGATCCTGAAAACACTGCAGCCGTCGTAATTGAGCCCATCCAGGGTGAAGGCGGGTTTATAGCCCCGCCTGCGGACTTTTTGCCCCAGGTGGCACAGTTCTGTAAAGACAACGGGATTGTTTTTATTGCTGATGAGATCCAGTCAGGTATGGGCCGGTCCGGCAAGATGTTCGCCATTGAGAATTTTGGTGTGGAGCCGGATTTGATGACCGTGGCTAAAAGTATTGCGGCAGGCATGCCTTTAAGCGCGGTGGTGGGCAGAAAAGAGATCATGGATTCCGTCCATCCCGGCGGCTTGGGCGGCACATACGGTGCCAACCCCGTGTCCTGCGCCGCTGCCCATGCGGTGCTGGATATTTTTGAAGAAGAAAATCTTCTGGAAAAGGCGCAAGCCATTGGAGAAAAGCTTGGCGAAACCTTTGGTGCCTGGATACGAAAATTTGATCATGTAGGTGAAATTAGAGGCATTGGCGCCATGCGGGGATTTACCATTGTCCATGCCGATGGCACCCCTGATCCAGACGCGGCCAAAAAATTGTCTGCGTATTGTTTTGACAACGGTTTAATCACGCTGGTCTGTGGCATTGACGGTAATGTCATCCGGGTGTTGATGCCCCTGGTCATAGAAGATGATCAGCTGCAAAAGGGGCTTGATATCTTGGAAGCCGGACTGGCAGGCCTGGCCGGTTAG
- a CDS encoding cache domain-containing protein translates to MLVSVLVAIILVLAGITYTYTQSISRHTVESHQQALTKEAAKMVQVWLDQRFKLIDALAHTLEDLYLTQGQDPRPILKMTMAAGNFSDVYLGLFNGTMIDGANWRASADYDPRTRPWYRRAMEEKKLTLTRPFMDAGFWKMVIAVVVPLVHNNQMVGVLSANIILDTLQASVMDLRIGRYGYAFIIDSQGTVLVHQNKSLMMTTKIQESDPGLSTFGSYFPGRDAGSFSYRDRMLSFHKLTDTGWYLCTNVDQEEALALAKNTDMLFAMALVMKILGILALLLFLTVGGSALILFISKNRFEAIVSGKDKDLRGEIIRRKELETRYRTLFNMATNAIMLTKNGIYIECNQKALDMFELTEDKIIGRTMLDLSPETQMDGTASKLKLTQVEQSRASGGADVFKWTFSRADGSEFPAEIGISTLKLGREMVKMYSIWDISKRVNAEQNLRQAQKMAAMGEMLSAIAHQWRQPLNALSSYIASLTPAFYNRMISASFIEKMVRESDAQIQFMSRTINDFREYFRPSKNKHTFEIMDAIQSAIKLVKPQLKQNNIILDLDLDDAVVSMPILGYKNEFVHVLVNIISNAKDAINERQANSPNRSVHKLINLAVFKNSDEICLEIKDTGCGIPSHLMEKIFTPYFTTKGTATGTGIGLYMAKMIVEKEMKGMIHVENRYTGVMFKICLPLALGENTKKDDK, encoded by the coding sequence ATGCTGGTGTCTGTACTAGTGGCGATTATTCTTGTTTTGGCGGGTATCACCTACACCTACACCCAGTCCATCAGCCGCCACACGGTGGAGAGTCACCAGCAGGCCCTGACCAAAGAGGCGGCCAAGATGGTTCAGGTGTGGCTGGACCAACGGTTTAAGCTCATTGATGCGTTGGCTCATACCCTGGAAGATCTATATTTGACCCAGGGACAGGACCCAAGGCCCATTTTGAAAATGACCATGGCAGCCGGGAATTTTTCCGATGTTTATCTGGGGCTTTTTAACGGCACCATGATAGATGGAGCCAACTGGCGTGCCTCGGCGGATTATGATCCCCGGACCCGTCCCTGGTACAGGCGGGCTATGGAAGAAAAAAAATTAACGTTAACCCGGCCTTTTATGGATGCGGGTTTCTGGAAGATGGTCATTGCCGTCGTAGTGCCCCTGGTCCATAACAATCAGATGGTCGGGGTTTTAAGTGCCAATATTATCCTAGATACCCTGCAGGCTTCGGTTATGGATCTGCGTATCGGCAGATACGGGTACGCCTTTATCATTGACAGCCAGGGTACCGTGCTGGTTCACCAGAACAAAAGCCTGATGATGACCACCAAAATTCAGGAATCCGATCCCGGCCTTTCAACTTTCGGTTCATATTTCCCCGGGCGGGATGCGGGCTCTTTTTCCTACCGGGATCGAATGCTCAGCTTTCACAAGCTTACGGACACCGGATGGTACCTTTGTACCAATGTGGATCAGGAAGAGGCCCTGGCCCTGGCCAAAAATACAGATATGCTTTTTGCCATGGCCCTGGTCATGAAAATTTTAGGCATTCTGGCCCTGCTGTTGTTTCTCACCGTGGGCGGGTCTGCCTTGATTTTGTTTATTTCCAAAAATAGATTTGAGGCCATTGTTTCGGGAAAAGATAAAGATCTTCGGGGGGAAATCATCCGCAGAAAAGAGCTTGAGACCCGCTACCGGACCCTTTTTAATATGGCCACCAATGCCATTATGCTCACAAAAAACGGGATCTATATTGAATGTAATCAAAAGGCATTGGATATGTTTGAGCTTACCGAAGATAAAATCATCGGCCGAACCATGCTGGATCTCTCTCCTGAAACCCAGATGGACGGCACTGCCTCAAAGCTGAAACTGACCCAGGTTGAGCAGTCTCGCGCTTCGGGCGGAGCCGATGTTTTTAAATGGACATTTAGCCGGGCGGATGGTTCGGAGTTCCCGGCTGAGATCGGAATTTCTACGTTGAAACTGGGTCGGGAAATGGTCAAAATGTACAGTATCTGGGACATTTCAAAACGGGTGAATGCCGAGCAAAACCTTCGTCAGGCACAGAAAATGGCCGCCATGGGTGAAATGCTGTCTGCCATTGCCCATCAGTGGCGCCAGCCACTTAATGCCCTGTCCTCGTATATTGCCTCCCTGACCCCGGCCTTTTATAACCGGATGATTTCTGCCTCGTTCATTGAAAAAATGGTCCGGGAGTCCGATGCCCAGATTCAGTTCATGTCAAGAACCATCAACGATTTCAGGGAATATTTCAGGCCATCCAAAAATAAACACACCTTTGAGATAATGGATGCGATACAAAGCGCCATAAAACTGGTCAAACCCCAGCTAAAACAGAATAATATCATTCTGGATCTGGATTTGGATGACGCGGTGGTTTCCATGCCGATCCTGGGGTATAAGAATGAATTTGTTCATGTCCTGGTCAACATCATTTCCAACGCAAAGGATGCCATCAATGAACGCCAGGCCAACTCTCCGAACCGTTCGGTTCACAAGTTAATCAATCTGGCTGTTTTTAAAAACAGTGATGAGATCTGCCTGGAAATTAAAGACACGGGCTGCGGGATTCCCTCCCACTTGATGGAAAAGATATTTACGCCCTATTTTACCACCAAGGGAACGGCTACCGGCACCGGTATCGGCCTGTACATGGCCAAAATGATCGTGGAAAAGGAGATGAAAGGAATGATTCATGTGGAAAACCGGTACACGGGTGTCATGTTCAAAATTTGTCTTCCTTTGGCCCTTGGTGAAAACACCAAAAAGGACGACAAATAG
- a CDS encoding branched-chain amino acid ABC transporter permease, translated as MTGKPMTGTGDNNTPYETDDALLDRSALARQVVKDTINKVLLGAVLILVLALPAVISSPTWLHIIVLIFFYAYLTTSWNMVGGFAGVLPLGHAVFLGIGAYTSTVLSLQYGISPWIGMFVGGILAVVAGMVIGLPTLKMRGAYFALATIAFAEGVRVMVENIEYLGPFKLNGPRGLQIPPLNIGWADFMFSSKVPYYYIILVMLLIILFLTWAVSRSKLGYYLTAGGEEPEAAQALGVNVSRAKVIAMALSCFFTALAGTFYAQFSLFIHPKSTISLDISFEIAFIALIGGRGSIAGPILGALLLRPVSDLSRIYFGDVLPGMHLVIYGVVLILVMIYQPRGLQEPLTRIYDRVVNRMADGFIKGGDK; from the coding sequence ATGACTGGTAAACCCATGACGGGCACAGGGGACAACAACACCCCTTACGAGACAGACGATGCCTTGCTTGACAGGTCTGCCCTGGCGCGCCAGGTGGTCAAGGATACCATTAACAAGGTACTGCTCGGGGCGGTGCTGATTCTGGTGCTGGCATTGCCGGCAGTCATCAGCAGTCCTACCTGGCTGCATATCATTGTTTTGATATTTTTTTACGCTTATCTAACCACCTCCTGGAACATGGTTGGCGGATTTGCAGGCGTGCTGCCTTTGGGGCATGCCGTATTTTTGGGCATCGGCGCATATACCTCAACGGTGCTTTCCCTCCAGTACGGAATCAGTCCCTGGATAGGTATGTTCGTTGGCGGTATTTTAGCTGTTGTCGCCGGCATGGTCATCGGGCTTCCTACTTTGAAAATGCGCGGGGCCTATTTTGCCCTGGCAACCATCGCCTTTGCTGAAGGCGTACGCGTTATGGTTGAGAATATAGAATACCTGGGGCCGTTCAAACTCAATGGTCCCCGGGGATTACAGATTCCACCATTGAATATTGGCTGGGCCGATTTTATGTTTTCATCCAAAGTGCCATATTACTATATTATCCTGGTTATGCTGCTGATTATTTTGTTTCTGACTTGGGCGGTTTCCAGGTCCAAGCTGGGATATTACCTGACCGCCGGCGGAGAGGAACCGGAAGCGGCCCAGGCTCTTGGCGTCAATGTTTCCCGGGCCAAGGTGATTGCCATGGCTTTAAGCTGTTTTTTCACAGCTCTGGCTGGGACTTTTTATGCTCAGTTCTCTTTGTTTATCCACCCTAAAAGCACGATTTCCCTTGATATTTCCTTTGAGATTGCCTTTATCGCCTTGATTGGCGGCCGAGGGTCTATTGCAGGTCCTATTTTGGGGGCACTGTTGCTTCGGCCGGTCAGTGACCTGTCAAGAATTTATTTTGGAGATGTTTTGCCCGGGATGCATCTGGTGATATACGGTGTTGTACTTATTCTTGTAATGATCTATCAACCCCGGGGACTGCAGGAACCTTTGACCCGGATATACGACAGGGTGGTAAATCGTATGGCCGATGGCTTTATCAAAGGAGGGGATAAATGA
- a CDS encoding NAD-dependent succinate-semialdehyde dehydrogenase — translation MLKIKNSDLLCQHCFIQDEWVNADNGKTVDVINPATGEVLGTVPFCGADETQRAINAANESLDDWRTRTAGERSAILRKWHDLLMENQADLAAIMTAEQGKPLAESQGEIVYAAAFFEWFAEEAKRVYGDVIPQTVASQRLVVIKQPVGVVAAITPWNFPSAMITRKAGAALAAGCTMVVKPATATPFSALAIAKLGQQAGVPKGVFNVVTGSSSAIGGELTANPIVRKLTFTGSTQVGKKLMRDCAGTMKRLSMELGGNAPFIVFDDADIDAAVEGAMACKYRNSGQTCVCANRMYVQAGVYDEFCRKLTTAVEGLKVGNGFDDGVQQGPLIDMAAVETVESHIKDAVSKGGKLLTGGTRHALGGSFFAPTIVADVTDDMRVAKEETFGPLAPIFKFDTEEEVVHKANDTEFGLAAYFYTRDLGRSWRIGEKLEYGLVGINSGIISNPVAPFGGIKESGNGREGSKYGLDDYLEIKYMCMAGI, via the coding sequence ATGTTAAAAATAAAAAATTCCGATCTTCTGTGCCAGCATTGCTTTATTCAGGATGAATGGGTAAACGCAGACAACGGAAAAACCGTTGACGTGATTAATCCTGCCACAGGAGAGGTCCTTGGTACGGTTCCCTTTTGCGGTGCAGATGAAACACAAAGGGCTATTAACGCGGCCAATGAAAGCCTGGATGACTGGCGGACCAGAACAGCAGGAGAGCGTTCAGCCATCCTGCGAAAGTGGCACGACCTGCTCATGGAAAACCAGGCGGATTTAGCCGCGATCATGACCGCAGAACAGGGCAAGCCCCTGGCGGAATCCCAGGGAGAGATCGTCTATGCCGCCGCCTTTTTTGAATGGTTTGCCGAAGAGGCCAAACGGGTATACGGAGATGTGATTCCCCAGACCGTGGCCTCCCAGCGCCTGGTGGTAATCAAACAGCCTGTGGGGGTGGTGGCCGCCATTACCCCGTGGAATTTCCCCAGTGCCATGATCACCAGAAAGGCAGGTGCAGCCCTGGCCGCCGGTTGCACCATGGTAGTGAAGCCGGCAACAGCCACGCCTTTTTCAGCACTGGCCATTGCAAAACTTGGGCAGCAGGCCGGGGTGCCTAAAGGGGTGTTCAATGTGGTGACCGGCTCCTCTTCGGCTATTGGCGGAGAACTTACGGCCAACCCCATTGTCCGTAAATTGACCTTTACCGGCTCCACCCAGGTGGGTAAAAAATTGATGAGAGACTGCGCCGGTACCATGAAGCGGCTTTCAATGGAACTGGGAGGAAACGCCCCTTTTATTGTGTTTGACGATGCGGATATTGATGCGGCGGTGGAAGGCGCCATGGCGTGCAAATACCGCAACTCCGGTCAGACCTGTGTATGCGCCAACCGGATGTATGTCCAGGCCGGCGTATATGATGAATTTTGCCGGAAGCTGACAACAGCTGTGGAAGGCCTTAAAGTGGGCAATGGGTTTGATGACGGGGTTCAGCAGGGTCCGCTCATTGATATGGCTGCCGTGGAAACCGTGGAAAGCCACATCAAAGATGCCGTGAGCAAGGGGGGGAAACTCTTGACGGGCGGCACGCGCCATGCCCTGGGCGGCTCTTTTTTTGCGCCCACCATTGTTGCGGATGTCACCGATGATATGCGGGTGGCCAAAGAGGAGACCTTTGGTCCCCTGGCCCCGATTTTCAAGTTTGATACGGAAGAGGAAGTGGTCCACAAAGCCAATGATACGGAATTTGGTTTGGCTGCCTATTTTTACACCAGGGATCTTGGTAGAAGCTGGCGCATCGGAGAAAAACTGGAATACGGCCTGGTGGGTATTAATTCCGGTATTATCTCCAACCCGGTAGCCCCCTTTGGTGGTATCAAAGAGTCGGGTAACGGCCGGGAAGGCTCAAAATATGGGCTGGACGATTATCTGGAAATTAAATACATGTGTATGGCAGGTATTTAG
- a CDS encoding peptidoglycan endopeptidase, translating into MKRSTIHLVLILIWVVPTLASHPPLFEIQPPQKPVDSTPAVLFRQFIPSIAEQFIGIPVVVGGRPKLTGSTDNSWLFYSIYTGAAKKAGLIYKTFMPMKLLLRNIHSIKADEVRNGDLIVLNNNLAAMVYQVDPSGRMHFIYASKKRGEVTTFNSDNIVYHAYWLEHFKGFFRINDDLLMPVRPR; encoded by the coding sequence ATGAAAAGATCAACCATACACCTGGTACTGATTCTGATCTGGGTTGTTCCAACCCTGGCCAGCCACCCCCCGCTCTTCGAGATACAGCCCCCCCAAAAACCAGTGGACTCGACACCTGCCGTACTTTTCCGCCAGTTTATCCCATCAATTGCGGAACAGTTCATTGGTATACCTGTTGTCGTCGGCGGACGCCCTAAACTGACAGGAAGCACGGATAATTCCTGGCTATTTTACTCCATTTACACCGGGGCTGCCAAAAAAGCAGGGCTGATATACAAAACCTTTATGCCCATGAAACTTTTACTGCGCAACATCCACAGTATTAAGGCAGATGAGGTTAGAAACGGAGACCTGATCGTGTTGAATAATAATCTTGCCGCCATGGTTTACCAGGTGGATCCCAGCGGCCGGATGCACTTTATCTATGCATCAAAAAAAAGGGGGGAGGTCACGACTTTCAACAGCGATAATATTGTTTACCACGCATACTGGCTGGAGCACTTTAAAGGTTTTTTCAGAATCAATGACGATCTGTTGATGCCGGTCCGGCCCAGATAG